One stretch of Malus domestica chromosome 14, GDT2T_hap1 DNA includes these proteins:
- the LOC103415045 gene encoding mediator of RNA polymerase II transcription subunit 6: MATPPVALPNMEGGPPPVVAQPPGTDMTDICFKDQLWLNSYPLDRNLVFDYFAISPFYDWTCNNEQLRQRSIHPLDRDQLVKMTGTEYWLSEVMEPHLFVFRKQKRDGPEKVTPMLTYYVLDGTIYQAPQLCNVFAARIGRALHYISKAFTTAASKLEKIGYVDSENEAAAFESKVTKETIDFKEVKRVDLILQSLQRKLPPAPPPPPFPEGYVPAPTAEAENGTETQQAGETQNPQIDPIIDQGPAKRMKF; encoded by the exons ATGGCGACGCCACCGGTTGCGCTGCCGAACATGGAGGGCGGTCCGCCGCCCGTGGTAGCACAGCCACCGGGTACGGACATGACTGATATATGCTTCAAGGACCAGCTATGGCTGAACTCGTATCCTCTTGATCGCAATCTGGTCTTCGATTACTTCGCTATCTCTCCGTTCTACGACTGGACTTGTAACAATGAACAGCTTCGTCAACGCTCCATTCACCCCCTCGACCGAGATCAACTCGT GAAAATGACCGGCACTGAATACTGGCTGAGTGAAGTTATGGAGCCCCACCTTTTTGTTTTCCGCAAGCAAAAGAGGGATGGTCCGGAGAAAGTTACACCGATGCTGACTTATTATGTCTTGGATGGTACAATTTACCAAGCACCACAACTTTGCAATGTTTTCGCAGCTCGAATT GGACGTGCTCTCCATTATATTTCTAAGGCTTTTACGACTGCTGCCTCAAAGCTGGAGAAGATTGGATACG TCGATTCAGAAAATGAGGCTGCAGCCTTTGAATCAAAGGTTACCAAAGAGACAATTGACTTCAAGGAAGTAAAGCGAGTTGATCTTATTCTTCAATCCTTACAGCGCAAG CTACCACCAGCCCCACCACCTCCACCATTTCCAGAAGGCTATGTTCCTGCTCCAACTGCAGAAGCCGAGAACGGCACTGAAACCCAACAAGCTGGAGAGACACAAAACCCTCAGATAGATCCCATCATTGATCAAGGCCCAGCTAAAAGAATGAAATTTTAG